The following are encoded together in the Citrus sinensis cultivar Valencia sweet orange chromosome 1, DVS_A1.0, whole genome shotgun sequence genome:
- the LOC102610028 gene encoding guanine nucleotide-binding protein subunit beta-like protein, giving the protein MAEGLVLKGTMRAHTDMVTAIATPIDNSDMIVTASRDKSIIVWHLTKEEKTYGVARRRLTGHSHFVQDVVLSSDGQFALSGSWDGELRLWDLAEGKSARRFVGHTKDVLSVAFSIDNRQIVSASRDRTIKLWNTLGECKYTIQEGDAHTEWVSCVRFSPNTLQPTIVSASWDRTVKVWNLSNCKLRATLAGHTGYVNTVAVSPDGSLCASGGKDGVILLWDLAEGKRLYSLDAGAVIHALCFSPNRYWLCAATEQSIKIWDLESKSIVEDLKVDLKTEAEKSEATTATTTIKKKNIYCTSLNWSADGSTLFSGYTDGVIRVWGIGRY; this is encoded by the exons ATGGCTGAAGGTCTCGTTCTCAAAGGAACCATGCGCGCCCACACCGACATGGTAACGGCGATCGCCACCCCAATCGACAACTCTGACATGATCGTGACGGCCTCGCGTGACAAGTCCATCATTGTCTGGCACCTCACTAAGGAGGAAAAGACCTACGGCGTTGCGCGCCGTCGTTTGACCGGCCACTCTCACTTCGTGCAGGACGTCGTCCTCTCCTCGGACGGCCAGTTCGCTCTCTCCGGCTCCTGGGACGGCGAGCTCCGCCTCTGGGATTTGGCCGAGGGCAAATCCGCCCGCAGGTTCGTCGGCCACACTAAGGACGTTCTCTCCGTCGCCTTCTCGATCGACAACCGTCAGATTGTATCGGCCTCTCGTGACCGTACGATCAAGTTGTGGAACACGCTCGGCGAGTGCAAGTACACGATTCAAGAGGGAGACGCTCACACTGAGTGGGTTTCTTGTGTTAGGTTCAGCCCCAACACGCTTCAGCCCACTATCGTTTCCGCCTCGTGGGACCGTACGGTCAAAGTGTGGAATTTGAGCAACTGCAAGCTTAGGGCTACTCTTGCCGGGCACACTGGATACGTGAACACCGTCGCAGTGTCGCCGGATGGTTCGTTGTGTGCCAGTGGAGGGAAAGATGGTGTGATTCTGTTGTGGGATTTGGCTGAGGGAAAAAGACTCTACTCGCTCGACGCTGGTGCTGTCATTCACGCGCTCTGCTTCAGTCCTAATAGGTATTGGTTGTGTGCGGCGACTGAGCAGAGTATAAAGATCTGGGATTTGGAGAGCAAGAGCATTGTCGAGGATCTTAAGGTTGATCTTAAGACCGAGGCCGAGAAATCTGAGGCCACCACCGCCACCACCACCATAAAAAAGAAG AACATTTACTGCACAAGCTTGAACTGGAGTGCTGATGGAAGCACCTTGTTCAGTGGTTATACAGATGGTGTGATCAGAGTCTGGGGTATTGGCCGTTATTGA